One segment of Bacteroides caecimuris DNA contains the following:
- a CDS encoding fimbrial protein, with product MKRKYNITLLFALCLLSIFSTSCVDDQIITNTEGVTGQPTTIQIKMLVPEMTVKTRSLTEEQENQVNDLWLAIYAEDGTRTYFGDQNITSHDDAHAGHLLSSIKTKSGRSYIVAVANYKNNNGVSDLIIPGGGTEAQPLATLLENADTFDKFKSIAVSLASPTQVDYAEAQLPMSGVFVGGSTSNTHANTSWENLPAFYIPASSSAVTLNGYLHLRRLVSKVNFIVRAPATPSGEAPTNQTLIVRPTSWKLVNTPRISYLYEQEGNAADAVKYYLSEQTPNANYNESLLHTEIEKIENNDYPSYFTFSYYQFENKHTGRLTRNMTYADRDREYKSNGDTGTNTGVYVSLCENSEHPDLLKGTNVNNFASYIELTADINYTANITDPDNQGQTISVPRTGEATFVIHLGAIGHSENTPELDILNDFNVHRNSIYNYTVTIRGVDDIVVEAQQEGERRPGVEGSVTDATLKRLDVDAHYVAFNIQLNENERRNLAYEIVAPFAGRTEILTVARGESFEPDDNNRKFYEWIRILPTAGENILAAYNPDAWYMEDLKDVGGYPGNTSEWYTVFLDEYTYDGENWQDYVNQDDRTVLFLIQDYAVSADEESKYSIGKYYVRQKSIQTYYSTEGNVNETALGVEHINESYGKKLQWTWGRSTNSNASTSLSNTNGRWNVWTYLTNRHNNNNDFTTDNNWTTAGRTWNSIIRYCNANGNYNASRTSYMQADPTYPVPLLQYSETASNYTYDRTTYSTRAQDPESNINNGNAYFEVVASCMNRNRDLNGDGQITGNELRWYLPAEGKYERIMLGRSSLATPLFSTSAGDGRWCNSNDDNIPANNWGYDGIIGTAGSDNEIHFVSSNGYKFFPEEGGSFNRNFVVHWAGGYAMRVPWNIRCVRNLSANAPGDVILDRNTEPVAKAYSYDTATRTFDMGKYDSKSIRPKIETFMAVHPLTELNNNRIARKFKVSLNYATGDATGSTMEAELNANRPCGDYSEDGDGGATWRAPNQRELMMLVNEERILDPGRSYYSCTKEGYGGKSRFSVASVDGDKSFIGSMIAPAEGTFYIRCVRDIE from the coding sequence ATGAAAAGAAAATATAACATCACTCTTTTATTCGCTTTATGCCTTCTTAGCATATTCTCTACATCATGTGTAGACGATCAAATTATTACTAATACAGAAGGAGTGACCGGTCAGCCGACCACCATTCAGATAAAGATGCTTGTTCCCGAAATGACAGTCAAGACACGTTCGCTGACCGAGGAACAGGAGAATCAGGTCAACGACCTTTGGCTTGCCATCTATGCAGAAGACGGAACTCGTACTTACTTCGGTGATCAAAACATAACGTCGCACGACGATGCTCATGCCGGACATCTATTGTCGAGTATTAAGACTAAATCGGGACGCAGTTATATTGTGGCGGTTGCTAACTATAAAAACAATAATGGCGTAAGTGACTTGATAATTCCGGGTGGTGGGACAGAGGCTCAGCCTTTGGCTACATTGCTTGAGAATGCCGATACGTTCGATAAGTTCAAATCTATTGCTGTGTCGCTTGCATCTCCGACGCAGGTAGACTATGCAGAGGCACAGTTACCAATGAGCGGTGTGTTTGTTGGTGGTAGTACAAGCAATACACATGCCAATACTTCATGGGAAAACTTGCCGGCTTTCTATATTCCTGCAAGTAGCTCTGCAGTTACGCTCAACGGCTATCTGCATCTGCGTCGTTTGGTATCAAAAGTAAATTTCATTGTAAGGGCGCCAGCAACGCCTTCCGGAGAGGCGCCAACTAACCAAACTTTGATTGTTCGTCCTACGAGTTGGAAACTTGTGAATACGCCCCGTATCTCCTATTTGTATGAACAAGAAGGAAATGCGGCGGATGCAGTAAAGTACTATCTGTCCGAGCAAACGCCCAATGCCAACTATAACGAATCTCTGTTGCATACGGAAATTGAGAAAATTGAAAATAACGATTATCCGTCTTATTTTACTTTCAGTTATTATCAGTTTGAAAATAAACATACTGGTCGTCTTACCAGAAATATGACGTATGCCGACCGTGACCGTGAATATAAGAGTAACGGTGATACAGGTACCAATACTGGTGTTTACGTCTCATTGTGCGAAAACAGCGAACACCCTGATTTGCTGAAAGGTACTAATGTGAACAATTTTGCAAGCTACATTGAGCTGACTGCTGATATTAATTATACGGCAAATATTACTGACCCGGATAATCAGGGACAGACCATATCTGTTCCGCGTACGGGTGAAGCTACTTTTGTTATCCATTTGGGAGCCATCGGCCATAGTGAGAATACTCCGGAACTTGATATACTCAACGATTTCAACGTTCACCGGAATTCTATCTATAATTATACTGTCACTATCCGTGGGGTTGACGACATTGTCGTTGAGGCACAGCAAGAAGGAGAACGGCGTCCCGGTGTGGAAGGTTCTGTGACAGACGCAACCTTGAAGAGGTTGGATGTTGATGCGCATTATGTTGCATTTAACATTCAACTGAACGAAAATGAACGAAGGAATCTTGCGTATGAGATTGTGGCTCCTTTTGCCGGAAGGACAGAAATCCTGACTGTAGCAAGGGGAGAATCATTCGAACCCGACGACAATAATCGTAAATTTTATGAGTGGATTCGTATTTTACCAACCGCCGGAGAGAATATATTGGCTGCATATAATCCCGATGCGTGGTATATGGAAGATTTGAAAGATGTAGGCGGATATCCCGGAAACACTAGCGAGTGGTATACTGTTTTTTTGGATGAATATACCTATGACGGTGAAAATTGGCAAGATTATGTCAATCAGGACGACCGCACCGTACTTTTCCTCATTCAAGATTATGCCGTATCTGCTGATGAAGAGAGTAAATATTCGATTGGTAAATATTATGTGCGTCAGAAATCTATTCAAACGTATTATAGTACAGAAGGGAATGTGAATGAAACAGCTTTAGGTGTAGAGCATATCAACGAAAGTTATGGTAAAAAGTTACAATGGACATGGGGGAGAAGTACAAATTCGAATGCGAGCACTTCCTTGTCGAATACCAATGGGCGTTGGAATGTATGGACGTACCTGACCAATCGTCACAATAATAATAATGATTTTACTACTGATAATAACTGGACTACTGCCGGCAGAACGTGGAATAGTATTATTCGTTATTGCAATGCAAATGGAAATTATAATGCTTCACGTACATCATATATGCAAGCAGATCCCACATATCCAGTACCGTTGTTGCAATATAGCGAGACAGCTTCGAATTATACTTATGACAGAACAACTTATAGTACCCGCGCTCAAGATCCTGAGAGTAATATAAATAATGGAAACGCTTATTTTGAGGTTGTTGCGTCCTGCATGAACAGAAACCGTGATTTGAACGGTGATGGGCAGATTACAGGCAATGAACTGAGATGGTATCTTCCGGCTGAAGGAAAGTATGAACGAATCATGTTAGGACGAAGTTCTCTTGCCACACCGTTGTTTTCGACGAGTGCCGGAGATGGGAGGTGGTGTAACTCAAATGATGATAACATTCCTGCTAACAACTGGGGATACGATGGAATTATTGGTACAGCAGGTAGTGATAATGAGATTCATTTTGTGTCGAGCAACGGATACAAATTCTTTCCTGAAGAGGGAGGTTCTTTCAATCGGAATTTTGTGGTACATTGGGCAGGAGGCTATGCAATGCGTGTTCCTTGGAATATCCGATGTGTTAGAAACTTGTCTGCAAACGCGCCCGGGGATGTTATTCTTGACCGCAACACTGAACCCGTTGCAAAGGCATATAGCTATGATACTGCCACACGGACTTTTGATATGGGAAAATATGATTCCAAATCCATTCGTCCGAAGATAGAGACGTTTATGGCTGTTCATCCGCTAACGGAACTTAACAACAATCGTATCGCTCGGAAGTTTAAAGTATCGTTAAATTATGCTACGGGGGATGCTACAGGTTCGACAATGGAAGCTGAACTGAATGCAAACAGACCTTGTGGTGATTATAGTGAAGATGGAGACGGTGGCGCCACATGGCGTGCTCCCAATCAGCGAGAATTGATGATGCTTGTGAACGAAGAAAGGATTTTAGATCCCGGCAGGTCATATTATTCTTGTACAAAAGAGGGATATGGAGGTAAAAGCCGCTTTTCCGTTGCTAGCGTAGATGGTGATAAATCATTCATTGGCAGTATGATTGCACCGGCTGAAGGAACGTTTTATATTCGTTGCGTGCGTGATATCGAGTAA
- a CDS encoding DUF3575 domain-containing protein, with product MKRKILFLMIALSVSLHFRLNAQEVAIKTNVLSDAFLNVNAGIEVSVAPRWSIDLSGDFNGWNLSHGRRWKHWLVQPEARYWFCEALGGHFVGLHAFTGQYNVGHLDTDFKFLGTNFANFKTHRYQGWIGGLGLAYGYSWLLGKHWNLEAEIGLGWAYTRFDRFECVGCGRRAGKGHHNYVGPTKAAVNLVYVF from the coding sequence ATGAAACGCAAGATTTTATTTCTGATGATAGCCTTGTCAGTTTCTTTGCATTTTAGACTAAATGCACAAGAGGTGGCAATAAAGACGAATGTGCTATCCGATGCTTTTCTGAATGTGAATGCCGGAATCGAAGTTTCCGTAGCGCCCCGTTGGTCAATAGACTTGAGTGGTGACTTCAACGGGTGGAACCTGTCACATGGGCGCCGTTGGAAACACTGGTTGGTGCAGCCCGAAGCCCGTTATTGGTTCTGTGAAGCCCTTGGCGGACATTTTGTCGGTCTGCATGCCTTCACCGGGCAGTATAACGTGGGACATCTCGACACTGACTTCAAGTTCCTTGGTACCAATTTCGCCAATTTCAAGACCCATCGCTACCAAGGATGGATAGGGGGGCTTGGATTAGCCTATGGATATAGCTGGTTGTTGGGAAAGCATTGGAATCTTGAAGCCGAAATCGGCTTAGGTTGGGCTTATACCCGCTTCGACCGTTTTGAATGTGTAGGCTGCGGACGCCGAGCTGGTAAGGGACATCACAACTATGTAGGTCCGACGAAAGCAGCTGTCAACCTCGTATATGTTTTCTGA
- a CDS encoding fimbria major subunit, with protein MKKSNLLFSAVMALAMGSLASCSSDDLVTEVQGQETTVDHDQVRYLNVTIASAGGVGTRAETTDNDFLQGDEPKENFIENMTFVFYDAAGVPTGQAYDLSSSDIADEDFESSTGSVGKIWKSIIPVSLVQGQNLPSYVMCFINPVGSAEFKSKPLSEIEGIIRQEVVRGNGNFPMTNSVYYGDNPITGETKVRMIATPVNTGQLYTSEEAAKADGAQAIDIYVERYAARVTLNLASGTDVIVPNATDVNGYTLTFVPEFWRPNAIDQNIFAVKRYGLLGDGNIPNYNPTFAELQANFKNKTWWNEPEKSRSYWACSPSYYDNEYPKVSDDITDIAAKNDYTGTTDEDKYPYTLHYFNYNQIEAGKVEGGSPLQGSVKWENGFSKTFYARETTTAAKAWGWENTENTAYNPLASIASAVIVGHYELEATGGSAAVPEGDKTFYLYGKTEGKWNLYFESSIVGAMVKQQSVVLKRTAPNTYEAYREEDGFIVEHPSKSVRDIKNTTVAGRLVALQLDPLALPTGDNELYYYDVTQPEGNRYTQITTGNVEIVNSNLLSTGYASKYGDGIGYFNIPIEHLGGAVKTEDGKSYNFAQCPPGSFGIVRNHAYTINVNKISGLATPLRDKMQPIVPPVDEVSYYISARLNILNWRIVPTQDVEL; from the coding sequence ATGAAGAAAAGTAATTTATTATTCAGTGCTGTCATGGCACTGGCAATGGGGTCGCTGGCAAGCTGTTCTTCCGACGACTTGGTGACCGAAGTTCAAGGTCAGGAAACAACGGTCGACCACGACCAGGTGCGTTATCTGAACGTTACGATTGCAAGTGCGGGAGGAGTAGGAACACGTGCTGAAACTACTGACAATGATTTTCTGCAAGGTGATGAGCCGAAAGAAAATTTTATAGAAAACATGACTTTTGTATTCTATGATGCGGCTGGTGTTCCTACTGGTCAGGCTTATGACCTTTCTAGTAGCGATATTGCAGACGAAGACTTTGAATCCTCCACCGGAAGCGTTGGTAAAATTTGGAAATCTATCATTCCCGTATCACTTGTTCAAGGGCAGAACCTTCCCTCTTATGTAATGTGTTTTATTAATCCTGTCGGCAGTGCAGAATTTAAATCGAAACCTCTTTCAGAAATTGAGGGGATTATCCGGCAGGAAGTAGTCAGAGGAAATGGTAATTTCCCGATGACTAACTCTGTATATTATGGTGATAACCCTATCACGGGTGAAACTAAAGTTCGTATGATTGCCACTCCTGTGAATACAGGACAGTTATATACTTCGGAGGAGGCGGCAAAAGCTGACGGTGCTCAAGCCATAGATATTTATGTTGAGCGTTATGCGGCACGTGTAACTCTTAATCTTGCGTCTGGAACAGATGTTATCGTACCTAATGCAACGGATGTGAACGGTTACACCCTTACTTTCGTTCCCGAATTTTGGCGCCCGAATGCAATTGATCAAAATATCTTTGCTGTTAAGAGATATGGTCTTTTGGGTGATGGCAATATTCCTAACTATAATCCTACTTTTGCGGAACTTCAAGCGAATTTCAAAAATAAGACGTGGTGGAATGAACCTGAGAAGTCCCGTAGCTATTGGGCTTGTTCACCTTCATATTATGACAATGAGTATCCAAAAGTATCTGATGATATAACAGATATAGCAGCAAAGAATGATTATACGGGTACTACTGATGAGGATAAGTATCCATATACATTGCATTATTTCAATTATAACCAAATAGAAGCAGGTAAAGTGGAAGGTGGCTCACCGCTTCAAGGGTCTGTAAAATGGGAAAATGGTTTCAGCAAAACATTCTATGCTCGTGAGACAACTACAGCTGCCAAAGCATGGGGATGGGAAAATACAGAAAATACGGCTTATAATCCTTTAGCTTCGATTGCATCTGCTGTTATTGTAGGACATTATGAGCTTGAAGCTACCGGAGGTTCGGCTGCTGTTCCAGAAGGTGATAAGACATTCTATCTCTATGGTAAGACTGAGGGTAAATGGAATCTGTATTTTGAAAGTAGTATAGTTGGAGCTATGGTTAAACAACAAAGCGTAGTTCTTAAACGAACTGCTCCTAATACTTACGAAGCTTATCGTGAAGAAGATGGTTTTATAGTTGAACACCCTTCAAAATCGGTTCGTGATATCAAAAACACAACAGTAGCGGGTCGTCTTGTAGCTCTTCAGCTTGATCCTTTGGCTCTGCCTACTGGTGATAATGAACTATATTATTATGATGTAACTCAACCAGAAGGAAATAGATATACTCAGATTACAACAGGGAATGTTGAGATTGTAAACTCTAATCTGCTTTCTACAGGCTATGCTAGCAAATATGGTGACGGTATCGGATATTTCAATATTCCTATTGAACATCTTGGTGGAGCTGTTAAAACAGAGGATGGTAAAAGTTATAATTTTGCCCAATGCCCTCCAGGTTCATTCGGTATCGTACGCAACCATGCTTATACTATCAACGTAAATAAAATCAGTGGGCTTGCTACTCCTCTTCGCGATAAAATGCAGCCAATAGTTCCTCCTGTTGATGAAGTTTCCTACTACATCTCCGCTCGCCTGAACATCTTGAACTGGCGTATCGTACCCACTCAGGATGTAGAACTATAA
- a CDS encoding FimB/Mfa2 family fimbrial subunit: protein MTMLELRRIWHTCMLLGMIALGTASCDSAIYDDEGDCAVHYRVSFRYTKNMLRGDAFGPQVTRVHLYVFNKQGRLVTEQTTDRELTTDNNFFMEVSVVPGTYDLLAWCEGDSPIANATSFVIGGGGTPAAISDLGATLPLQGTAPNQYSDRDITRLYHGLATNVNFPDTYGIVDIAPIYLTRDTKHLSVLLQNMDGSAMERDEYTFAIEASNSAMDYRNNIISSTPFSYRPWSTELTSASFDQNDTEPEARTEKATRVQTEANGLLAELTTGRLIAGHHPKLVVRNADGKDVIRIDLIRYLLLVKSKYEGTNSDQNYLDCYDDYTMMFFIENGTWAKAKIYINNWRVVPPQDTEL from the coding sequence ATGACAATGTTAGAATTACGACGCATCTGGCACACCTGCATGTTACTGGGAATGATTGCTTTGGGAACTGCATCGTGCGACTCGGCAATCTACGACGACGAAGGAGACTGCGCGGTACACTACCGTGTGAGCTTCCGTTACACGAAAAACATGCTGCGCGGAGATGCTTTCGGTCCGCAAGTGACCCGTGTACATCTGTATGTATTCAACAAGCAAGGCAGATTGGTGACCGAACAGACCACCGACCGCGAACTTACCACCGACAACAACTTCTTTATGGAAGTAAGTGTCGTGCCCGGCACATACGACCTGCTTGCCTGGTGTGAAGGCGACTCGCCTATTGCCAATGCTACTTCGTTCGTGATAGGTGGCGGTGGCACGCCTGCAGCTATCAGCGACCTCGGTGCTACGCTGCCCCTACAAGGTACAGCTCCCAATCAATACAGCGACCGCGACATCACGCGTCTCTACCACGGATTGGCGACCAATGTCAACTTCCCCGACACCTACGGCATTGTCGACATTGCCCCCATCTACCTGACACGCGACACTAAGCACCTCAGTGTCCTGCTGCAAAATATGGACGGCTCCGCCATGGAGCGCGACGAATACACTTTCGCCATCGAAGCATCCAACAGCGCAATGGACTATCGCAACAACATCATTTCGTCCACTCCGTTCAGTTATCGTCCGTGGTCTACCGAACTGACTTCCGCTTCGTTCGACCAAAACGACACCGAACCGGAAGCCCGCACAGAAAAAGCTACCCGCGTACAGACCGAAGCTAACGGACTGCTTGCCGAACTGACCACCGGACGACTCATTGCCGGACACCACCCCAAACTAGTGGTGCGCAACGCTGATGGAAAAGATGTGATCCGCATCGACCTGATCCGCTACCTTCTTCTAGTGAAAAGCAAATATGAGGGCACTAATTCCGACCAGAACTACCTCGACTGTTACGATGACTACACCATGATGTTCTTCATCGAAAACGGAACATGGGCGAAAGCCAAAATCTACATCAACAACTGGCGCGTCGTTCCGCCGCAAGACACTGAACTCTAA
- a CDS encoding DUF3868 domain-containing protein, with amino-acid sequence MKLQKIWIAALAVMATMGTATAGISVASPATGTLPEQDPRVRDLKVERSENNLFVSMQLDLSELTLKSNREITYLPVLTFGERHLELPRVIVAGRNRYIQNLRHGDLSHGARLCRPGKVIDYSALIPYEQWMETATLSLFEDECGCGFNVVSHDRKDLAVLDFTPKVFKPAYAFVTPVAELVKTREARGSAYIDFPVNRTEIRPDYRRNPEELQKIRHTIDVLRSDADTRIVSVSIEGFASPEGPYANNERLAKGRTEALLGYVRGLYTFDASIMKSSWVAEDWAGLRRYVQSSDIAQKADILSILDMENLTPDAREWKLKSAYPEQYRFLLENVYPGLRHSDYAVEYIIRSYTNVEEIKAVMKSAPQKLSLHEMNVVAQSLEPGSDEYCEVFEVAVRMYPDDPVANLNAANIALGRDELERAAGYLAKAGNTPEATYARGIYAAKGGDYVEAVRLFDDASKAGVRQAAEAVAQLRELGLIE; translated from the coding sequence ATGAAATTACAAAAAATATGGATAGCCGCCCTTGCCGTAATGGCAACAATGGGGACGGCAACTGCCGGCATATCCGTTGCAAGTCCGGCAACCGGCACACTGCCGGAACAAGACCCGCGTGTGAGAGACCTGAAGGTGGAACGCTCGGAAAATAACCTTTTCGTATCCATGCAGCTTGACCTGTCGGAACTTACCCTCAAGTCTAACCGCGAAATTACCTACCTGCCCGTGCTGACTTTCGGTGAGCGGCATTTGGAACTTCCGCGTGTCATCGTAGCAGGTCGTAACCGTTACATACAGAACCTTCGCCACGGTGACCTCTCGCACGGTGCCCGTTTGTGTCGCCCGGGAAAAGTGATAGACTACTCTGCCCTCATTCCTTACGAACAGTGGATGGAGACAGCCACGCTGTCTCTCTTCGAAGACGAATGTGGCTGCGGATTCAACGTTGTTTCGCACGACCGTAAAGACTTGGCAGTGCTTGACTTTACGCCTAAAGTGTTCAAGCCCGCATACGCTTTCGTCACTCCTGTTGCAGAACTGGTGAAGACACGCGAAGCGCGCGGTTCCGCCTACATCGATTTTCCCGTCAACCGTACAGAGATCCGTCCCGATTATCGCCGCAACCCCGAAGAATTGCAAAAGATACGACATACGATTGATGTACTGCGCAGCGATGCCGACACACGCATTGTCTCCGTTTCTATCGAAGGCTTCGCTTCGCCCGAAGGCCCTTACGCCAACAACGAACGTTTGGCGAAGGGACGCACCGAAGCACTGCTCGGCTACGTTCGCGGGCTTTATACGTTCGACGCTTCGATTATGAAATCCTCTTGGGTAGCGGAAGACTGGGCAGGGCTGCGCCGTTACGTCCAATCCTCTGACATTGCTCAGAAGGCAGACATACTTTCCATCCTCGACATGGAAAACCTTACACCGGACGCCCGTGAGTGGAAACTCAAGTCCGCCTATCCGGAGCAATACCGGTTTTTGTTGGAAAATGTCTATCCAGGGCTTCGCCATTCGGACTATGCGGTAGAGTACATCATTCGTTCTTACACCAATGTAGAGGAAATCAAGGCAGTGATGAAGAGTGCTCCGCAGAAACTGAGCCTTCATGAGATGAATGTCGTGGCACAGAGTCTCGAACCTGGTTCGGACGAATATTGCGAAGTGTTCGAAGTGGCGGTACGTATGTATCCGGACGATCCGGTAGCCAATCTCAATGCTGCTAACATTGCTCTTGGTCGCGATGAACTAGAACGCGCGGCAGGTTATCTTGCCAAGGCGGGCAATACTCCCGAAGCAACGTATGCCCGTGGCATTTATGCTGCCAAAGGTGGCGACTATGTAGAAGCCGTTCGTTTGTTCGACGATGCATCGAAAGCAGGAGTCCGTCAGGCTGCGGAAGCCGTAGCGCAGCTGCGTGAATTGGGATTGATAGAATAA
- a CDS encoding DUF5723 family protein: MATNKLLWSSKIIGVFFMMLVCTLSANAQFLRTSYFMEGAHYRQQLNPALTPTKGYFNLPVIGAVNATVSSTSLGYQDIIDIIDNGDDFYTKPDFMNRLKDNNKLNVNFSTEILSAGWYKGKNFWSFNIGLRTDIGANLTKNMFTFLNEMETIEENWRNSNYDISGQRLNINAYTEVGLGLSRQINNRLTVGARVKALLGIGNMELKLNKVAMNANLPTDQQINQWSSESYWNSMTPSQALQAAQELKDKFNNYHANLTVGAELKSSFKGLELKEEEGKDYVTDFDFDSGKLGIAGYGFGIDLGASYKILDNLTVSASVLDLGFISWSKSSTKIASANPDPIDIKGSTYASMVNPNNPNTVMNAVNQLQNDAQGYMDRVTNGDVLDYDMLQLEVSDAKESRKSRLASTLVLGAEYGFFNNKLAVGVLSTTRFVQPDALTELTFSANYRPKSWFNVALSYSAIQSAGKSFGLGLKLGPLFVGTDYMFLGKNSNSVNGFVGVSIPLGGRKASKEG; the protein is encoded by the coding sequence ATGGCAACGAACAAACTATTATGGTCTTCTAAAATCATTGGGGTGTTTTTTATGATGTTGGTTTGCACTCTTTCTGCAAATGCACAGTTTTTACGTACTTCTTATTTCATGGAAGGTGCCCATTATCGTCAACAACTGAATCCGGCTTTAACACCGACGAAGGGTTATTTCAACCTTCCGGTGATCGGTGCTGTCAATGCAACTGTCAGTTCTACTTCATTGGGTTATCAAGATATCATCGATATCATTGATAATGGTGACGATTTCTATACTAAACCGGATTTTATGAACCGTCTGAAAGATAACAATAAGCTGAATGTGAATTTCAGTACGGAAATTCTCTCTGCAGGATGGTATAAAGGTAAAAACTTCTGGTCATTCAATATTGGTCTGCGTACAGATATCGGTGCTAACTTGACTAAGAATATGTTTACCTTCTTGAATGAGATGGAAACAATTGAAGAAAATTGGAGAAATAGCAACTATGATATTAGTGGTCAGCGATTGAACATTAATGCTTATACAGAAGTCGGTTTAGGACTTTCACGCCAGATTAACAATCGTTTGACTGTTGGTGCTAGAGTGAAAGCATTATTGGGTATTGGCAACATGGAGTTGAAACTTAATAAAGTTGCGATGAATGCTAATTTGCCTACTGACCAACAAATCAATCAATGGTCAAGTGAGAGTTATTGGAATTCTATGACTCCTTCACAAGCACTACAAGCAGCACAGGAATTAAAGGATAAGTTTAATAATTATCATGCAAACTTGACTGTTGGCGCTGAACTGAAAAGTTCTTTCAAAGGTTTGGAATTGAAAGAAGAAGAAGGTAAAGATTATGTAACAGATTTCGACTTTGACAGTGGTAAATTGGGCATTGCAGGTTATGGCTTTGGTATTGACTTAGGAGCTTCTTATAAAATACTGGATAATCTGACAGTGTCTGCCTCTGTTCTTGACTTAGGTTTTATTTCTTGGTCGAAATCAAGCACAAAAATTGCGTCTGCTAACCCGGATCCGATTGATATTAAAGGAAGTACCTATGCAAGTATGGTTAATCCGAATAATCCGAATACTGTTATGAACGCTGTAAATCAGTTGCAGAATGACGCTCAAGGATATATGGACCGTGTAACAAATGGTGATGTACTTGACTATGACATGTTGCAACTCGAAGTAAGCGATGCTAAAGAATCTCGTAAATCTCGTCTTGCTTCTACCCTAGTATTAGGTGCAGAATATGGATTCTTCAATAACAAATTAGCAGTGGGTGTATTGTCAACCACTCGTTTTGTACAGCCTGATGCTCTTACAGAATTAACATTCTCTGCAAACTACCGTCCGAAAAGCTGGTTCAATGTAGCACTTAGTTACTCAGCTATCCAGTCAGCCGGTAAATCTTTCGGTCTGGGTCTGAAATTAGGTCCTCTGTTTGTCGGAACTGACTATATGTTCTTAGGCAAGAACTCTAACTCTGTTAACGGATTCGTTGGAGTTTCTATTCCGTTGGGCGGAAGAAAAGCAAGTAAAGAAGGATAA